A stretch of Aureispira sp. CCB-E DNA encodes these proteins:
- a CDS encoding fatty acid desaturase family protein has translation MHQLPTAPYLTTEERKSLLEMNDFRAFVEVTIHWLWIVIAFLLPYFYCHPLTIIMALFILGGKQLACAILLHDASHFSVFKNKKVNDFVGQWLGAYPIFQDMLAYRPYHKIHHLYTGLEEDPDLLLTRGYPTSKKSMMRKFFRDLSGQTGMKAFVGLILMNLGYIEYNLGNNIVRVSQKDRTWEEFFKVMIANLWKPIVANFMIFLPLYLFASGWLYLLWIGAYLTTFQFCIRVRSMAEHSVVEDATNPLLNTRTTYANFIERMLFAPYHVNYHVEHHMLMGVPSYKLPEMHALIKARGFYEKGVLAPNYWSIIQLAVEVEQ, from the coding sequence ATGCACCAACTACCAACAGCTCCTTATCTAACTACAGAAGAACGGAAATCATTGTTAGAGATGAACGATTTTAGAGCATTTGTAGAAGTAACTATTCATTGGTTATGGATTGTTATTGCTTTTTTACTACCTTATTTTTATTGTCACCCTTTGACAATCATAATGGCTCTGTTTATTTTAGGCGGGAAGCAATTGGCTTGTGCCATTTTGTTGCACGATGCCTCCCATTTTTCTGTATTTAAAAATAAAAAGGTCAATGATTTTGTAGGGCAGTGGCTAGGGGCTTATCCTATTTTTCAAGATATGTTGGCGTATCGTCCTTATCACAAAATACACCATCTTTATACAGGATTAGAAGAAGACCCTGATTTGTTATTGACCAGAGGGTATCCCACTTCTAAAAAGAGTATGATGAGAAAGTTTTTTAGAGATTTGTCAGGACAAACAGGAATGAAAGCTTTTGTAGGCTTAATTTTAATGAACTTGGGCTATATAGAATATAATTTAGGAAATAATATTGTTCGAGTATCTCAAAAAGATAGGACATGGGAGGAATTTTTTAAGGTGATGATTGCCAACTTATGGAAACCAATTGTAGCCAATTTTATGATCTTTTTACCCTTGTATTTATTCGCTTCTGGATGGTTGTATTTGTTGTGGATTGGAGCTTATTTAACTACTTTTCAATTTTGTATTCGAGTGCGTTCGATGGCAGAGCATTCTGTGGTAGAAGATGCGACCAACCCACTGTTAAATACTCGAACTACTTATGCTAACTTTATTGAGCGGATGTTGTTTGCTCCTTATCATGTGAATTATCATGTAGAACACCATATGTTAATGGGCGTTCCATCGTACAAATTGCCTGAAATGCATGCACTGATTAAGGCAAGAGGTTTTTATGAAAAAGGAGTGTTAGCACCTAATTATTGGTCCATCATACAATTGGCAGTTGAGGTGGAACAATAA
- a CDS encoding SCP2 sterol-binding domain-containing protein: protein MTAKEFILGFPDRITPEALDGKGDTRFHFKISGDGGGEFTASSENGEFSVVEGLEGEAKCVITTSDKVLMDIINREQNPMTAIMFGKLKISNLNEMTKFAKPLGLM, encoded by the coding sequence ATGACTGCAAAAGAATTTATACTAGGTTTCCCTGATAGAATTACTCCTGAAGCATTGGATGGTAAAGGAGATACTCGTTTTCACTTTAAAATTTCTGGTGATGGTGGAGGAGAATTCACTGCATCATCTGAAAATGGTGAATTTTCGGTAGTGGAAGGCCTAGAAGGTGAAGCAAAATGTGTCATTACTACTTCTGATAAAGTATTGATGGATATCATCAATCGTGAGCAAAATCCAATGACTGCAATCATGTTTGGAAAGCTAAAAATTAGTAACTTAAACGAGATGACAAAATTTGCCAAGCCGTTAGGATTAATGTAA
- a CDS encoding alpha/beta hydrolase has product MKHTEFSWTNPAKVKIYAQGWWPDETKYKLPKGIILLIHGLGEHSSRYQHVAEFFTHHGFALLTCDRSGHGKSGGKRGHIAKYDYVFDDIVKLHSEASRRHSSVPVFLYGHSMGGGIVLDYILHKKHTGLKGVIATSPLLEPAFKPPAFLLFLGKLIRPIYPKFTQDNQLDVNLISRDKMVVAAYSNDPLNHSKVTSETAIGMLESGQKSLETVSKINLPLLLLHGSEDGITSPAATQRFAEKATGDISLKIWEGGYHELHNEPEKLDVLEHIYQWILQKL; this is encoded by the coding sequence ATGAAACACACTGAATTTAGTTGGACAAATCCAGCCAAAGTCAAAATTTACGCACAGGGCTGGTGGCCTGATGAAACTAAATACAAGCTCCCTAAAGGAATTATCTTGCTTATTCATGGTTTAGGAGAGCATTCTTCCCGTTATCAACACGTGGCAGAGTTTTTTACGCATCATGGATTTGCACTCTTAACTTGCGACCGTTCTGGTCATGGAAAATCGGGGGGCAAACGTGGTCATATTGCCAAGTACGACTATGTCTTTGATGATATTGTAAAACTGCATAGTGAAGCTAGCCGCAGGCATTCTTCTGTACCTGTCTTTTTGTATGGACATAGTATGGGAGGAGGTATTGTCTTAGATTATATTTTGCACAAAAAACATACTGGTCTCAAAGGAGTTATAGCTACTTCTCCATTGTTAGAACCAGCATTTAAACCACCTGCTTTTTTGCTATTTTTAGGCAAATTAATTCGACCTATTTATCCTAAATTCACACAGGACAATCAACTAGACGTTAACTTAATCTCTAGAGATAAGATGGTGGTTGCAGCGTATAGCAACGATCCATTAAACCATAGTAAGGTAACTTCTGAAACCGCAATAGGCATGCTAGAATCGGGACAAAAAAGCCTAGAAACAGTCTCTAAAATTAACCTCCCCTTATTACTCTTGCACGGTAGCGAAGATGGTATTACCTCCCCCGCTGCTACTCAACGCTTTGCAGAAAAAGCTACTGGTGACATTAGTTTGAAAATATGGGAAGGCGGCTATCATGAACTTCATAATGAGCCTGAGAAATTAGATGTACTGGAACATATTTATCAATGGATATTACAAAAACTATAG